The following coding sequences are from one Maniola hyperantus chromosome 7, iAphHyp1.2, whole genome shotgun sequence window:
- the LOC138402581 gene encoding uncharacterized protein: MEAIISKGYAELAPKQKTAGKTWYLPHFAVINPMKPEKLRVVHDAAAKTKGVALNDMLLKGPDLLQSLPGVIMRFRQHTVAVTADIKEMFMQVKLRAEDRDALRYLWRGERRDSQPPEEYRMTSLIFGASSSPSTAIYIKNLNAEQHKEAHPEAAAAIIQKHYVDDYLDSFRNLEEAIRITKSVREVHSKASFELKQWKSNSPQLLEALGEVEPTEDMELYKPEEKTERVLGVIWKLNTDELTFNLNLARVAPTLISGKTPTKREALRVVMSLFDPLGLASPVTIRAKQLLQEVWRRGTSWDDEIDEDLAEQWQDWMNHLKNLSSVAIPRRYLQYNDATSIQLHVFTDASEAAYSAVVFWRIVTPEGEVSLSLIMAKAKVAPLKLTSIPRLELQAAVMGTRLAETVIEEHERKPDCKVFWTDSKTVLTWIRTGARSYKPYVAHRLAAIEESSKVNEWRWVPTKLNKTTEKEEPSGEERIHHVMDRSKPKLSQALPEVSRFSNWDRLRYTTARVLQFIELCRATKQSVNYRRTRKNTEKDPNWKKTNKPATKQKQIVKTTASSSRKFLPVTAEHLRRAEELLMRSSQEDSFGEEIEVLNNSKTLNKESRLHQLSVEYVNNTIRLRSRIQATEGITEYLKSPMVLDGDHSTIRLWVNAVHQQLHHAGVETTVNECRQQYWVLRLRPVTRMVIRRCLFCRMKTQKPPYPRTGDLPGCRLAHHRRPFTFTGVDYFGPLSVTVGRTRQKRWVAIFTCLTMRAIHLEIAGSLSADSAVMALRRMMAKRGSPTEVWSDNGSNLKAADKELRQALDEATAEEAAKKTISWRYIPPGAPFMGGAWERLVRSVKTALTATLHERHPTEEVLSTLLAEVEYTVNSRPLTHVSVSPDDPEALTPNHFLLGGPGRVPLPGTFDEEDAVSRSTWRASQRLADIFWTRWVKEYLPELQNRREPHGRGPAIQNNDLVQVVDANLPRNVWIRGRVIATYPGPDNVVRAVDIRTKGGVLRRPVRKLVVLPDFILCGTI, from the exons ATGGAAGCTATCATCTCAAAAGGATACGCTGAACTCGCTCCGAAACAGAAGACTGCTGGCAAGACATGGTACCTGCCACATTTCGCAGTGATCAACCCGATGAAACCTGAGAAGCTCCGAGTGGTACACGACGCAGCAGCGAAGACAAAAGGAGTAGCTCTCAACGACATGCTACTCAAAGGACCTGATCTCCTGCAGTCATTGCCTGGCGTCATCATGCGATTCCGGCAACACACAGTAGCAGTCACAGCGGATATCAAGGAGATGTTCATGCAAGTCAAGCTGCGAGCTGAAGACAGGGACGCACTGCGCTATCTGTGGCGAGGAGAACGAAGAGACAGCCAACCACCTGAAGAATATAGAATGACTTCGTTGATCTTCGGTGCATCAAGTTCTCCATCTACAGCAATCTACATCAAGAACTTGAATGCTGAACAGCACAAAGAAGCTCACCCTGAAGCCGCAGCTGCCATCATACAGAAGCACTACGTGGACGACTACTTGGACAGCTTCAGAAACCTCGAAGAAGCAATACGCATCACGAAGTCAGTACGCGAAGTACACTCAAAGGCCAGCTTCGAGTTAAAACAATGGAAGTCGAACTCGCCTCAACTGTTAGAAGCACTGGGCGAAGTTGAACCAACAGAAGACATGGAACTCTACAAGCCAGAAGAGAAGACAGAAAGGGTGCTGGGTGTCATTTGGAAGCTCAACACAGACGAACTCACCTTCAACCTCAACTTGGCACGCGTCGCACCAACACTCATCAGTGGGAAGACACCGACGAAGAGAGAAGCGCTGCGAGTGGTCATGTCACTCTTCGATCCGCTCGGGCTCGCATCACCTGTCACCATAAGAGCGAAACAGCTGCTGCAAGAAGTATGGCGAAGAGGCACGTCGTGGGATGACGaaatagatgaagacctggctGAGCAGTGGCAAGACTGGATGAATCATCTAAAGAACCTCAGCAGCGTGGCAATCCCAAGGCGGTACCTCCAGTACAACGACGCCACTTCAATCCAGCTACACGTGTTCACCGATGCAAGCGAAGCAGCCTACTCAGCAGTCGTCTTCTGGAGGATAGTGACACCGGAGGGTGAAGTCAGCCTATCGCTCATCATGGCCAAAGCGAAGGTTGCGCCGCTGAAGTTGACGTCCATCCCGAGGTTGGAGCTCCAGGCAGCAGTGATGGGTACAAGACTCGCCGAAACAGTCATAGAAGAGCACGAAAGAAAACCGGACTGCAAGGTGTTCTGGACAGACAGCAAGACCGTACTCACCTGGATCCGAACAGGAGCACGCTCATACAAGCCCTACGTAGCACATCGCCTGGCTGCAATAGAAGAGTCTTCCAAGGTCAACGAGTGGCGCTGGGTGCCAACGAAGCTGAAC AAGACTACAGAAAAAGAAGAACCTTCTGGCGAAGAGAGAATACACCATGTCATGGACAGAAGCAAGCCGAAACTTTCACAAGCCTTACCCGAGGTGTCCCGCTTCTCAAACTGGGACAGACTCCGGTACACCACAGCTCGAGTTCTGCAGTTCATCGAACTCTGTAGAGCCACCAAACAGAGTGTCAACTACAGGAGGACAAGAAAGAACACAGAAAAGGACCCAAACTGGAAGAAGACGAACAAGCCTGCGACGAAACAGAAACAAATAGTGAAGACAACAGCATCGTCCAGCAGGAAGTTTCTCCCAGTCACCGCAGAACATCTCCGAAGAGCCGAAGAACTCCTGATGCGCTCATCTCAAGAGGACTCCTTCGGAGAAGAAATAGAAGTCTTGAACAATAGCAAGACACTGAACAAGGAGAGCCGCCTACACCAGCTGAGCGTCGAGTACGTCAACAACACCATCAGACTGAGGAGCCGAATTCAAGCAACAGAAGGCATAACAGAATATCTGAAGAGTCCAATGGTGCTCGACGGTGACCACTCGACAATCAGACTCTGGGTGAATGCAGTGCATCAGCAGCTTCACCACGCCGGTGTCGAGACAACAGTGAACGAGTGCCGACAGCAGTACTGGGTGCTACGCCTGAGACCTGTAACAAGAATGGTCATACGACGCTGCCTTTTCTGCCGAATGAAGACTCAGAAGCCACCATACCCCAGGACTGGAGACCTGCCGGGATGCCGCCTAGCTCATCACAGACGTCCCTTCACATTCACCGGGGTAGACTACTTCGGGCCTCTCTCCGTGACCGTCGGCCGAACAAGACAGAAGAGATGGGTGGCCATCTTCACCTGCCTGACCATGAGGGCCATACACCTTgaaatcgccggctcactcagCGCAGACTCGGCGGTGATGGCACTGAGGAGAATGATGGCGAAACGAGGGTCTCCAACTGAAGTCTGGTCGGACAACGGCAGCAACCTGAAGGCAGCAGACAAGGAGCTCCGTCAAGCACTCGACGAAGCAACAGCAGAGGAAGCAGCCAAGAAGACAATCTCCTGGCGCTACATTCCACCCGGGGCGCCGTTCATGGGCGGAGCTTGGGAGCGACTGGTGCGCTCCGTGAAGACGGCGCTGACAGCAACACTCCACGAACGCCATCCTACAGAAGAGGTCCTCTCCACCCTGCTGGCCGAAGTGGAATATACAGTCAACAGCAGACCACTGACTCACGTCTCAGTCAGTCCAGATGATCCAGAAGCGCTGACACCGAACCATTTCCTGCTGGGAGGTCCAGGACGTGTACCGCTGCCAGGTACATTCGACGAAGAGGATGCGGTCTCCAGATCTACGTGGCGAGCTTCGCAGCGATTGGCCGACATCTTCTGGACGCGCTGGGTGAAGGAGTACCTGCCGGAACTCCAAAACCGGCGGGAGCCGCATGGGCGAGGCCCAGCGATCCAGAACAATGACCTGGTGCAAGTCGTCGACGCCAACCTGCCCCGAAACGTGTGGATCCGAGGCAGAGTCATCGCAACGTATCCAGGACCAGACAACGTCGTGCGCGCAGTGGACATCCGGACCAAAGGCGGAGTGCTGAGACGGCCGGTGAGGAAGCTGGTGGTCCTGCCT GATTTTATATTGTGCGGGACGATATAG
- the Mat1 gene encoding CDK-activating kinase assembly factor MAT1, which produces MDDQACPRCKTTKYRNPSLKLMVNICGHALCESCVDLLFLKGSGSCPDCNVPLRRSNFRVQLFEDSMVEKEIDIRKRVLKDFNKKEEDFATLREYNDYLEEIETIIFNLVNNIDIVATNKRIEQYKKDNKEVIMKNKAKIGREELELEEILEIEKQVEELRRAEILKMEEEAKKQKIREKEALIDELMFAEGDAKDILNTFAETVANKQAEIVPVLPKVTQFSTGVKFTRGSGQQPVLLIEEGPLYRYEPPEIPDRCGPDPPSIQEIVSNGYLQHVRAENETEKAGGYSATLPCLRALQDALSGLYHAS; this is translated from the exons ATGGATGACCAGGCTTGTCCTCGTTGTAAAACTACGAAATATAGAAATCCATCGTTAAAATTGATGGTAAACATCTGTGGCCATGCTTTGTGTGAAAGTTGTGTggatttgttatttttaaaag gatcTGGTTCCTGTCCTGATTGCAATGTACCTTTGCGTCGAAGCAATTTCCGAGTACAGCTCTTTGAAGACTCTATGGTAGAAAAAGAAATAGATATAAGAAAGAGGGTCCTAAAAGATTTCAACAAAAAAGAGGAAGACTTTGCAACATTGCGGGAGTATAATGACTATTTGGAGGAAATCGAAACCATAATATTTAATCTAGTCAATAATATAGATATTGTAGCCACAAATAAAAGGATAGAACAATATAAGAAAGATAACAAAGAGGTTATAATGAAGAATAAAGCAAAAATAG GTAGAGAAGAGCTTGAATTGGAAGAAATTCTTGAAATAGAGAAACAAGTGGAAGAGCTACGGAGAGCAGAGATCCTAAAAATGGAAGAGGAAGCTAAAAAGCAAAAGATTAGAGAAAAAGAAGCTCTAATTGACGAGCTTATGTTTGCAGAGGGTGATGCAAAGGATATTCTGAATACATTTGCCGAAACAGTTGCAAATAAACAAGCAGAAATAGTTCCTGTTTTACCTAAA GTGACACAGTTCTCAACTGGAGTGAAGTTCACGCGAGGCTCGGGTCAGCAGCCCGTGCTGCTCATAGAGGAAGGGCCGCTGTACAGATATGAGCCTCCAGAGATACCAGACAGGTGCGGACCAGACCCTCCCAGTATTCAAGAGATTGTTAGCAATGGATATCTGCAACATGTTAG GGCAGAGAACGAAACGGAGAAGGCGGGTGGGTACTCGGCGACGCTACCGTGTCTACGCGCACTGCAGGACGCACTGTCAGGCCTCTATCACGCCAGCTGA